The following proteins are encoded in a genomic region of Candidatus Kryptobacter tengchongensis:
- a CDS encoding Por secretion system C-terminal sorting domain-containing protein, whose protein sequence is MRSFVAFLCLICISIALSQTPSSLSYSSGFEPNMGQIGDFKVERAGDVLFFARHRGFDVYVRPEGVSYIIRNHSDQNQEEGRKVQWARIDLNLLDADISVQEIEYIEPLPGYTNYYLAHCPEGVLFVPSYKIVRIKNVYPGINWVWKFDDEGMLHHEFEVEPYADVSKIKLEVKWADVVLCEDGKKVKFSTPAGIIEDGEVKAYDEVGIVDIAYKSDGKLLSYDVNADIKGKLTIDPPLSRLWATYYGGSLYDRGFSITTDGNGNVFLTGYTESSTNFPLQDPGEGAYYQESFGGNRDVFILKFNNSGVRQWATYYGGSDYEEGRSIKVDGNGNVFVTGRTLSSDFPVYNPGGDAYFQGTKSTNADAFILKFNSSGVRQWATYYGGVAADEGTSIAIDANGNVFITGRTESVITFPKYNPGGGAYYQETGGAWDIFILKFNNSGQRLWATLYGGTNYEISPGELYDPHDPYIAVDNNGNIFVTGTTNSSNFPVDNPGGGAYFQEAGAGGYDAFILKFSNSGVRLWATYCGGDSNDYGYSVTTDIYGNVFIVGVTQSTNFPVLNPGGDAYYQGSKNEDKDAFIAKFDNSGVLLWATYYGGNFTDFAYSAATDENGNLFVTGWTQSWVFPNYNPGGGAYFDGYEGVDVFILKFNNLGVRHWATYYSGQQKEIGCSIATDPNGNIFLTGYAGNYFPTWNPGGGAYYAGFAGYEDAFILKFEGLINKTTSSGNWSNTSLWNTGAVPNFNTDVVVWHGLTLDQNAECYSLKFNNGKITTGNYSLKVYSGLIQGAGSGKFVEGNLVYPVSSTGSKRWETGQGSDYLPVGINFTSLDGSGDVTVSAIDSASQPPGGPLGNNKVLRRWFRIQQSGISSFQADVTFSYSDEDLARQGITDENSLRVFRWDGTQWVELSVTERDISNNRITVSGVTSFSDFVISGTGDAPLPVVLKSLVARVWGRSVRLVIETSTELDGFLGFNVYRGEEFGEMKLVGSYLNDMNLRAKGNLAFGAVYEWEDRNVDFGKRYYYRVSGVNLSGERVFEKVIEVNVKELPKSFKLYQNYPNPFNPVTTIEFDIAKEADVSLEIFNLKGERVFELVRGKLEVGSYSVVVDFKDMPSGTYYYRLRAGDFVDVKKMVLVK, encoded by the coding sequence ATGAGGAGCTTTGTAGCATTCCTTTGTTTAATTTGTATCTCAATCGCCCTTTCGCAAACTCCATCCAGTTTAAGTTACTCTTCTGGATTTGAACCCAACATGGGACAAATTGGGGATTTTAAAGTTGAAAGGGCGGGGGATGTATTATTCTTCGCCAGACACAGAGGTTTTGATGTTTATGTCAGACCTGAGGGGGTAAGTTATATAATTAGAAATCATTCAGACCAGAATCAAGAAGAGGGAAGAAAAGTCCAGTGGGCAAGAATTGATTTAAATCTTTTAGACGCGGATATAAGTGTTCAAGAAATTGAATACATTGAGCCTTTGCCAGGTTACACGAATTATTATCTTGCTCACTGCCCAGAGGGTGTTTTGTTCGTTCCAAGTTATAAGATTGTCAGAATCAAAAATGTTTATCCCGGGATCAACTGGGTATGGAAATTTGATGATGAAGGGATGCTTCATCATGAGTTTGAGGTTGAACCATATGCTGATGTTTCAAAGATTAAATTAGAAGTTAAATGGGCTGATGTTGTATTGTGTGAAGACGGGAAAAAAGTTAAATTTTCAACCCCTGCTGGAATAATAGAAGATGGGGAGGTGAAAGCTTATGATGAAGTTGGTATAGTGGATATTGCGTATAAATCTGATGGTAAGCTCTTAAGTTATGATGTGAATGCAGATATAAAAGGTAAATTGACAATTGATCCACCACTTTCAAGATTGTGGGCAACTTATTATGGTGGTTCTCTCTATGATCGGGGTTTCTCAATCACGACAGATGGCAATGGAAATGTGTTTTTAACTGGTTATACAGAATCCTCAACTAATTTCCCGTTACAGGACCCTGGGGAAGGCGCTTATTATCAGGAAAGTTTTGGTGGAAATAGAGATGTTTTCATATTAAAGTTTAATAACTCAGGCGTTAGACAGTGGGCTACTTATTATGGGGGGAGCGACTATGAAGAAGGTCGTTCTATCAAGGTGGATGGCAATGGAAATGTCTTCGTGACAGGGAGAACATTATCAAGTGACTTTCCGGTTTATAATCCAGGTGGCGATGCATATTTTCAGGGAACCAAATCAACTAATGCTGATGCATTCATTTTAAAATTTAATAGTTCTGGAGTAAGACAATGGGCTACTTATTATGGAGGGGTTGCTGCAGATGAAGGGACATCTATTGCGATAGATGCAAACGGAAATGTGTTTATAACAGGGCGTACTGAGTCAGTAATTACTTTCCCGAAATATAATCCGGGTGGAGGGGCTTATTATCAGGAAACTGGTGGTGCATGGGATATATTTATCTTGAAATTCAATAACTCGGGGCAAAGATTATGGGCTACTCTTTATGGTGGAACTAATTATGAAATTTCCCCGGGAGAGCTCTATGATCCTCATGACCCTTATATTGCAGTGGATAATAATGGAAATATATTTGTAACCGGGACTACTAACTCAAGCAATTTTCCGGTGGATAATCCAGGTGGGGGTGCGTATTTTCAAGAAGCTGGTGCTGGAGGATATGATGCTTTTATTTTAAAATTTAGCAATTCAGGTGTACGTTTGTGGGCTACTTATTGTGGTGGAGACTCAAATGATTATGGTTATTCTGTCACCACGGATATTTATGGAAATGTTTTTATAGTCGGTGTAACTCAATCAACCAATTTTCCTGTATTAAATCCCGGTGGCGATGCTTATTATCAGGGAAGCAAAAATGAAGATAAAGACGCTTTTATTGCAAAGTTTGACAATTCGGGTGTATTATTATGGGCTACTTATTATGGCGGTAATTTTACGGATTTTGCTTATTCTGCTGCAACGGATGAGAACGGTAATTTATTTGTAACCGGTTGGACCCAGTCATGGGTTTTCCCGAATTACAATCCCGGAGGCGGTGCTTATTTTGATGGCTATGAGGGTGTGGATGTGTTCATTTTAAAATTTAACAATTTAGGAGTGAGGCACTGGGCTACTTATTATTCAGGTCAACAGAAGGAGATTGGGTGTTCAATAGCTACAGATCCTAATGGGAATATTTTTTTAACTGGCTATGCGGGAAATTACTTCCCGACTTGGAATCCCGGAGGAGGTGCTTATTATGCTGGATTCGCAGGCTATGAGGATGCATTTATTTTAAAGTTTGAAGGTTTGATAAATAAAACCACATCTTCGGGCAACTGGTCAAATACCAGTTTATGGAATACTGGAGCGGTCCCGAACTTTAATACAGATGTTGTTGTTTGGCATGGGTTAACACTTGATCAGAATGCTGAATGTTACAGTTTAAAATTTAATAATGGTAAAATTACAACGGGTAATTATTCGCTCAAAGTTTACTCGGGATTAATTCAAGGTGCTGGGTCAGGTAAATTTGTGGAGGGTAACCTTGTTTATCCTGTTTCTTCAACGGGTTCAAAGAGATGGGAGACGGGACAGGGTTCGGATTATCTGCCTGTGGGGATTAATTTCACAAGTTTGGATGGTTCTGGGGATGTAACTGTATCTGCGATAGATAGTGCTTCTCAACCGCCAGGGGGACCACTTGGTAATAACAAGGTTTTGAGGAGATGGTTTAGAATACAGCAGTCGGGTATTTCAAGTTTTCAGGCTGATGTTACATTTTCTTATTCTGATGAAGATCTTGCACGACAGGGTATAACGGATGAGAATTCACTTCGTGTTTTCAGGTGGGATGGGACGCAATGGGTAGAGTTAAGCGTTACGGAAAGAGATATAAGCAATAACAGGATAACTGTTTCAGGTGTTACATCGTTTTCAGATTTCGTGATTTCAGGGACTGGTGATGCCCCATTGCCAGTTGTGTTAAAGTCGTTAGTTGCGAGGGTGTGGGGCAGGAGTGTAAGGCTTGTGATTGAGACATCAACTGAGCTGGATGGCTTTTTGGGCTTTAATGTTTATCGTGGGGAAGAATTTGGTGAGATGAAACTTGTTGGTTCTTATTTGAATGATATGAATTTAAGGGCAAAAGGTAACCTAGCTTTTGGAGCTGTTTATGAGTGGGAGGATAGAAATGTTGATTTCGGGAAGAGATATTATTACAGGGTTAGTGGTGTGAATTTATCTGGAGAGAGAGTTTTTGAGAAGGTTATTGAGGTGAATGTTAAAGAGTTGCCGAAATCGTTTAAGCTATATCAGAACTATCCAAATCCGTTTAACCCTGTTACTACAATTGAGTTTGATATAGCGAAGGAAGCGGATGTCAGTCTTGAGATATTTAATTTGAAGGGGGAAAGGGTTTTTGAATTAGTGAGGGGTAAGCTTGAGGTAGGAAGTTATAGCGTCGTTGTTGATTTCAAGGATATGCCAAGCGGGACTTATTATTACAGATTAAGGGCTGGTGATTTTGTTGATGTGAAGAAGATGGTGCTTGTGAAATGA
- a CDS encoding Predicted lipoprotein (DUF2279) codes for MKFLISALILVFVFNISFPQDRDSSRVNPYRLGFVLGMGVGVLTVAHLQQYNSWWKGELTSFHFRDDFNHVLNADKFGHAYFSFLLSDLLSRSLRWAGVGENSALIWGGIGSLLFQTYVEVEDGFRPTLGFSISDWVSNVVGAFLPYARSKFEFLKVVNFKMSMFPSEKFKSGAHRFIVDDYESLYFWLSFDISRILNLEFSKFWVIDFFDIAVGYSVKQIDWRGNGKREIFLSIDYDLTKIPLKVWLLRQIFHLLNYYHLPSPSLRISPNFRFYVIKF; via the coding sequence GTGAAATTTTTAATTTCTGCTCTCATTTTAGTTTTTGTCTTCAATATCTCTTTTCCCCAAGATAGGGATTCTTCAAGGGTTAATCCGTATCGCCTTGGTTTTGTTCTTGGGATGGGCGTGGGTGTTTTAACTGTTGCACATCTTCAGCAGTATAATTCATGGTGGAAAGGGGAGTTAACATCGTTTCATTTTAGAGATGATTTCAATCATGTTTTAAATGCGGATAAATTTGGTCATGCTTATTTTTCTTTTTTGCTATCTGATTTGTTGAGCAGGTCGCTTCGTTGGGCTGGCGTTGGTGAAAATTCTGCTTTGATATGGGGTGGAATTGGGTCTTTACTCTTTCAAACCTATGTTGAAGTTGAAGATGGATTCAGACCAACGCTGGGTTTCAGCATAAGTGATTGGGTATCAAATGTTGTGGGCGCTTTTCTTCCTTATGCAAGAAGTAAATTTGAATTTTTAAAAGTTGTTAATTTCAAAATGAGCATGTTCCCGTCCGAGAAATTCAAATCAGGAGCACACAGATTCATCGTTGATGATTATGAGAGTTTATATTTTTGGTTAAGCTTTGATATTTCAAGAATTTTAAATTTGGAATTTTCCAAGTTTTGGGTTATTGATTTTTTTGATATTGCTGTCGGTTATAGTGTTAAACAAATTGATTGGCGCGGGAATGGGAAAAGGGAAATTTTTTTATCAATTGATTATGATTTAACAAAGATCCCATTGAAGGTTTGGTTGTTGAGGCAGATTTTCCATTTGTTGAATTATTATCATCTGCCATCGCCGAGTTTAAGGATTTCTCCTAACTTCAGGTTTTATGTTATCAAGTTTTAA
- a CDS encoding Por secretion system C-terminal sorting domain-containing protein encodes MRNVILFLVFGFIASYISFGQTSPDYIFGSNDAGSNWSWTTGTQGQTSLGGSYKWQFQATADANEYFKFGETSSPDPGQGFWYVGSGGDVQYPGGGSYGDKWTAYYHANMGDAGAFYFAAQNEHYYVIKSKIRSDGNADFAIFDNGTQEPVTITAISHFFSGGNLFVDVTLSGSKSSQEKVWVRYTTDNWATSNTVEASTNTGGNTWRAQVYSYSGSGTVIVEYYAFTTINLMNAPQESDADFFTINFINNNGQNYKATLISGNYYIGSAGTGPNGSNPDFSSLRSAVDFINSSTIAGNCTFYFTSDLTESENSFLGVNTNGYTLTFRPYYDQPTTIKFTKSTDNASSSGGWIIGLSSDNWNAYVPSHNIVIEGTAPGGSEKRLTIQARVSDGAHDNTNPIVMLGDCDNSVIRNCKIIYQTQNPTVHKANAILVQLYTGVYPHGVPDNVTIENCDITATGWSARGIQLYYTGAGTPTSMAENFVVRNCKITAEQDGIYLEYFGDSECYGNEIYIDQTETESISYGIFAEGRDPGKRIKIYSNKILQLRTANSSTTNPLWYGIVGIFITGVGNFEIYNNFITGFELTASSPRGQIIGISVGYAATAGITANVYNNTVVVNDVTNPGGTPHIDYIISAFRLRYSGTSGTRIADVRNNVFITNEIGAESQCFYWEFTNRATLTTDYNLFYFSDANNGYVGRTSETEGANGTNRKTLSDWQSALQGMSNVTGKDANSVSKAVTFKSSTDLHLWGLSFYDKDLLGVPISGITKDIDGEDRHSTAPYKGADEVVPRPVVSASKVFDGGGVSISPGAQNVPMLGVNFAVSTGWANMAGLSVQKFVNVSGRTLAGDGEVTLKAYVDNNENNQVDANDTYLGSASFSSDVATLSFSTERMVNAGVPLRILLAIDVSSSADPSHWVALKINAPEDVVVNSVAEKSSDNYPIKNDNDVSLPVQVVNVSAEVVGNVVKLRIKTQVEREDFLGFNIYRGRGDENYILVGSYQSEASLRAKGNGAFGGDYEFVDKELTESGRYYYKIEAVARDERKDIGVVQVLVESPKRYVLYQNYPNPFNPYTTIKFELPVASSVKLELYNSDGQKIKDLFVGELPAGYHKVKVDGRDLSSGIYFYILRAGGFVDVRKMVLVK; translated from the coding sequence ATGAGGAATGTTATTTTATTTCTGGTGTTTGGTTTTATAGCCAGCTATATTTCTTTTGGGCAGACAAGCCCGGATTATATCTTTGGTAGTAATGATGCGGGGAGTAATTGGAGCTGGACAACTGGCACCCAGGGGCAGACAAGTCTTGGGGGCTCTTACAAATGGCAATTTCAAGCAACAGCCGATGCAAATGAATATTTTAAATTTGGTGAAACAAGTAGCCCGGATCCTGGTCAGGGTTTCTGGTATGTTGGTTCAGGTGGTGATGTTCAGTATCCAGGTGGTGGTAGTTATGGAGATAAATGGACAGCTTACTATCATGCAAATATGGGGGATGCTGGTGCTTTTTATTTCGCAGCTCAGAATGAGCATTATTATGTGATTAAGTCAAAGATAAGAAGTGATGGTAATGCTGATTTTGCAATTTTTGACAATGGGACTCAAGAACCTGTTACAATTACAGCAATTTCACATTTCTTTTCAGGTGGGAATTTATTTGTTGATGTGACCCTCAGCGGTTCAAAGAGTTCACAGGAGAAAGTTTGGGTTAGATATACAACTGATAATTGGGCAACAAGTAATACAGTTGAGGCCAGTACGAATACAGGGGGCAATACTTGGCGGGCACAAGTTTATTCTTATTCGGGAAGTGGAACTGTTATCGTGGAATACTATGCATTTACAACTATAAATCTAATGAATGCGCCACAAGAAAGTGATGCAGATTTCTTTACAATCAATTTCATTAACAACAATGGTCAAAATTATAAAGCTACTTTAATAAGCGGTAATTATTATATCGGTTCTGCTGGAACTGGTCCGAATGGTTCTAATCCAGATTTTTCATCTTTGAGATCTGCTGTAGATTTTATTAACTCATCAACTATTGCGGGTAATTGTACTTTTTACTTCACGAGTGATTTAACTGAATCTGAAAATTCATTCTTGGGTGTAAATACCAATGGATATACTTTAACATTTAGACCTTATTATGATCAACCTACTACGATAAAATTTACAAAATCAACTGACAATGCTTCTTCTTCAGGTGGCTGGATTATAGGGCTAAGTAGCGATAATTGGAATGCATATGTGCCAAGTCATAATATCGTGATTGAAGGAACTGCACCGGGAGGTTCAGAAAAACGACTTACAATTCAAGCGAGAGTAAGCGATGGGGCACATGATAATACAAATCCGATCGTTATGCTTGGGGATTGTGATAATTCGGTTATCAGAAATTGTAAGATTATATATCAAACTCAAAATCCAACAGTGCATAAAGCAAATGCAATTTTAGTTCAACTATACACGGGAGTATATCCGCATGGTGTTCCTGATAATGTTACAATTGAAAACTGCGATATAACTGCAACTGGTTGGTCTGCTAGAGGAATACAGCTATATTATACGGGCGCAGGAACCCCAACAAGCATGGCTGAAAATTTTGTCGTGAGAAATTGTAAAATTACGGCTGAACAAGATGGTATTTACTTAGAATATTTTGGAGATAGTGAATGTTACGGAAATGAAATATATATAGACCAAACGGAAACTGAATCAATTAGTTATGGTATATTTGCTGAAGGTAGAGATCCAGGAAAAAGGATTAAGATATACAGCAACAAGATTTTACAATTAAGAACCGCAAATAGCTCCACCACAAATCCTTTATGGTATGGAATAGTTGGAATTTTTATCACAGGGGTTGGTAATTTTGAAATTTACAACAATTTTATAACAGGATTTGAACTTACAGCTTCATCCCCAAGGGGACAAATCATTGGTATAAGTGTTGGTTATGCAGCAACGGCGGGTATTACCGCAAATGTTTATAATAATACCGTTGTTGTTAATGATGTAACTAATCCTGGAGGAACCCCTCATATTGATTATATAATAAGTGCTTTTCGTCTAAGATACAGCGGAACATCTGGCACAAGAATAGCAGATGTTAGAAATAATGTTTTCATTACGAATGAGATTGGCGCTGAAAGTCAGTGTTTTTATTGGGAATTTACTAATAGAGCAACTTTAACAACTGACTATAATTTGTTCTATTTTTCTGATGCGAATAATGGATATGTTGGAAGAACCAGTGAAACAGAGGGGGCAAATGGAACAAACAGAAAGACTTTAAGTGACTGGCAGAGTGCTTTACAGGGGATGAGCAATGTAACGGGTAAAGATGCGAATTCAGTATCAAAGGCTGTGACATTTAAATCTTCAACGGATTTACATCTTTGGGGTTTATCTTTTTATGATAAGGATTTGCTTGGGGTTCCGATTTCGGGGATAACGAAGGATATAGATGGGGAGGATAGACATTCAACGGCGCCATATAAAGGGGCGGATGAAGTAGTTCCAAGACCTGTGGTGAGTGCGTCAAAGGTGTTTGATGGTGGCGGAGTTTCAATATCTCCGGGTGCTCAAAATGTCCCAATGCTTGGTGTTAATTTTGCTGTTAGCACTGGTTGGGCTAATATGGCTGGTTTAAGTGTGCAAAAGTTTGTGAATGTTTCAGGTAGAACTCTTGCTGGTGATGGTGAGGTAACTCTAAAGGCGTATGTTGATAATAATGAGAATAACCAGGTTGATGCTAATGATACATATCTTGGGTCTGCGAGTTTTTCATCTGATGTAGCGACGCTTAGTTTCTCCACAGAGCGGATGGTAAATGCGGGGGTGCCATTGAGGATATTACTTGCGATTGATGTATCATCTTCAGCGGATCCATCTCACTGGGTTGCTTTGAAGATTAATGCGCCTGAAGATGTCGTCGTAAATTCAGTTGCAGAAAAATCCAGTGATAATTATCCGATCAAGAATGATAACGATGTATCTTTGCCTGTTCAGGTTGTCAATGTTTCAGCTGAGGTTGTGGGTAATGTTGTTAAGTTGAGGATAAAGACGCAGGTTGAGAGGGAGGATTTCCTTGGGTTCAACATTTATCGTGGCAGGGGTGATGAGAATTATATTCTTGTTGGTTCGTATCAGAGCGAGGCATCTTTAAGAGCAAAAGGTAATGGTGCATTCGGCGGTGATTATGAATTTGTTGATAAGGAATTGACTGAATCGGGTAGGTATTATTATAAGATTGAAGCTGTTGCCAGAGACGAAAGAAAAGATATCGGGGTGGTGCAGGTTTTAGTTGAGTCGCCGAAAAGATATGTATTGTATCAGAACTATCCAAATCCATTTAATCCGTATACGACGATAAAGTTTGAGTTACCCGTAGCATCAAGTGTAAAATTGGAACTTTACAACTCTGATGGTCAAAAGATAAAGGATTTGTTTGTTGGTGAATTGCCAGCTGGGTATCATAAGGTCAAGGTTGATGGAAGGGATTTGTCAAGTGGAATATATTTCTATATTTTAAGGGCTGGTGGTTTCGTTGATGTAAGGAAGATGGTTCTTGTGAAGTAA
- a CDS encoding Alkyl hydroperoxide reductase subunit AhpC (peroxiredoxin), with amino-acid sequence MFLQFTFFNWTGRKAPEIEGGIGWINSKPLKLGELKGKVVLIDFFEYTCVNCLRTLPYLKEWHRRYSHKGLVIIGVHTPEFDFSAEFKNVENAVKELGIEYPVVVDSKYEIWRAFKNQFWPRKFLVDKDGVIRYDHVGEGAYGRTEAKIQELLRQVNPEMKFPEIIEYFRDEDKPGAVCYPRTPEMYSGYMRGYFTQRIKPDEEEYYKDQENYKEAQLTLNGWFKVEAEKLVHTRNSRKLTDYVAFKFRGTEVNAVLNPDGNPCDIILTLDDKPVPKNMKGRDVFYDNEGKSVVRVDKGRMYNLISGEKYGVYTLKLYMSSDKISLYSFTFGSCVIKE; translated from the coding sequence ATGTTTTTACAATTTACATTTTTCAACTGGACGGGCAGGAAAGCGCCGGAAATTGAAGGCGGAATAGGTTGGATAAATTCAAAACCATTGAAGCTTGGTGAGCTTAAAGGCAAAGTTGTTTTAATAGATTTCTTTGAATATACCTGTGTTAATTGTTTGCGAACTTTGCCTTACTTGAAAGAATGGCATAGAAGATATTCTCATAAAGGTCTTGTCATAATTGGGGTGCACACACCGGAGTTTGATTTTTCGGCTGAATTTAAAAATGTTGAAAACGCTGTTAAAGAGCTCGGCATTGAATATCCCGTTGTGGTTGATAGCAAATATGAAATATGGCGCGCGTTTAAAAATCAGTTTTGGCCGAGAAAATTTCTGGTTGATAAGGATGGGGTGATACGATACGACCATGTCGGTGAGGGAGCTTATGGGAGAACGGAGGCAAAAATTCAGGAATTGTTGAGACAAGTAAATCCAGAGATGAAATTTCCAGAAATAATTGAGTATTTTAGAGATGAGGATAAACCAGGGGCTGTTTGCTATCCAAGAACGCCAGAGATGTATTCAGGTTATATGCGTGGATATTTTACCCAACGAATAAAGCCAGATGAAGAAGAATATTATAAAGACCAAGAAAATTACAAAGAGGCTCAATTAACACTTAACGGTTGGTTCAAAGTTGAAGCGGAGAAGCTGGTTCATACAAGGAATAGCAGAAAACTCACGGATTATGTTGCTTTTAAATTTAGGGGGACGGAAGTAAATGCTGTTTTAAACCCCGATGGAAACCCATGCGATATCATTTTAACGCTTGACGATAAGCCAGTGCCAAAAAATATGAAAGGTAGAGATGTTTTTTATGACAACGAGGGTAAAAGCGTCGTGCGGGTTGATAAAGGCAGAATGTATAATCTCATCTCTGGTGAAAAGTATGGAGTTTATACCTTGAAACTTTACATGAGTTCTGATAAAATTTCCCTTTACTCGTTTACCTTTGGCTCATGCGTTATTAAGGAGTGA
- a CDS encoding Tetratricopeptide repeat-containing protein produces MLTSVKLRDEIKKYEKFIEKNPDSPLIVRLALIYLESGDIERAISLCNRAIQKYPDYSTAHLLMARCYMEIKAYSKALAELNRVVEILPDSKFVVDLISKISLKQRREETFKKLEKSEAIEKREDGEVGLPEFEIPEIASLGKESFAVDEKLRSDIVEEIFEMPEVGTDEREMREAKTVETQASYLDELIKRIEEGKGKQNVKSETVKEPSINFSEEDLTYEDMSIVTPALAEILTKQGAYEEAIKVYRKLIEQRPSEKEKYEREIKKIEERLGK; encoded by the coding sequence ATGTTAACAAGCGTGAAACTTCGGGATGAGATAAAAAAATATGAGAAGTTTATTGAGAAAAACCCTGATTCACCACTAATTGTTCGTCTTGCCTTGATTTATCTTGAATCCGGGGACATTGAAAGAGCGATAAGTTTATGCAATAGAGCCATTCAAAAATATCCAGATTATTCAACTGCGCATCTCTTAATGGCGAGATGTTATATGGAAATAAAGGCATATTCTAAAGCCCTTGCTGAGTTAAATCGTGTTGTTGAAATTTTGCCGGATTCAAAATTTGTTGTTGATTTGATCTCAAAAATTTCCCTGAAACAAAGGAGAGAGGAAACATTCAAAAAATTAGAAAAATCAGAAGCGATAGAAAAAAGAGAAGATGGAGAAGTAGGGCTTCCTGAATTTGAGATTCCAGAAATTGCATCACTTGGGAAGGAATCTTTTGCTGTTGATGAGAAGTTAAGAAGCGATATCGTTGAGGAGATTTTTGAAATGCCTGAAGTTGGAACAGATGAGCGGGAAATGCGGGAAGCAAAAACAGTAGAAACCCAAGCATCTTATCTTGATGAGTTAATAAAGCGAATTGAGGAGGGAAAGGGCAAGCAGAATGTTAAAAGCGAAACGGTTAAGGAACCAAGCATTAATTTTAGCGAGGAAGATTTGACATATGAGGATATGTCAATTGTTACGCCTGCACTTGCTGAAATACTCACAAAGCAGGGGGCATATGAAGAAGCGATAAAAGTTTATAGAAAGTTAATTGAACAACGTCCCTCTGAAAAAGAGAAGTATGAACGGGAAATAAAAAAGATTGAAGAAAGGCTCGGTAAGTAA
- a CDS encoding His Kinase A (phospho-acceptor) domain-containing protein, protein MPDKILIAEDEPASRFIFATILKDGGYDVITCENGYECVEIAKNEKPDAIILDIQMPVMDGFDVLETLKATPEINEIPVIVISANSDPQNIKKAFDLGATEFIAKPVNIEELLIRVSTALKIKKTNDELKKLRSEFTYLLIQDLKNTISVIKGSFELALKNKINELSEDQKLILEIAETAINRHIKLLNEYLELSRLELNIDKISKEQVKLDEIITKIVNRFKTEANYNISISIPNNLKPEVYADKKKIARVLELILEAISNAGGKDVEISLTEDDSNCLIKIVDKNQKITLEEATYIFDKYKQALFQKLPKYNDLGLTISRIIVEAHGGKIWAEPIEESGTAFFIHLPKT, encoded by the coding sequence GTGCCGGATAAAATTTTGATCGCAGAAGATGAACCTGCAAGCCGATTTATATTTGCCACAATCCTTAAAGATGGTGGTTACGATGTGATAACCTGTGAAAATGGGTATGAGTGCGTTGAGATCGCAAAAAATGAAAAACCAGATGCCATAATCCTTGACATTCAAATGCCTGTTATGGATGGTTTTGATGTATTAGAAACTTTAAAAGCAACACCTGAAATAAATGAAATCCCTGTTATAGTCATCTCGGCAAACTCAGACCCACAAAATATCAAAAAAGCTTTTGATCTTGGGGCAACAGAATTTATAGCAAAACCAGTAAACATTGAAGAACTTTTGATAAGGGTCTCAACTGCTTTGAAGATCAAAAAAACAAACGATGAACTCAAAAAACTTCGCTCCGAATTTACATACCTTTTAATCCAGGATCTGAAGAACACCATTTCCGTCATTAAAGGAAGTTTTGAACTCGCACTTAAAAACAAAATCAACGAGCTTTCTGAAGATCAAAAACTTATTCTTGAAATCGCCGAAACCGCTATCAACAGGCATATAAAACTTTTAAATGAATACCTTGAACTCTCACGACTTGAACTTAACATTGATAAAATTTCAAAAGAACAAGTTAAACTTGATGAAATTATAACCAAAATCGTTAACAGATTTAAAACCGAAGCGAATTACAATATCTCCATTTCAATTCCAAATAATTTAAAACCCGAGGTATACGCAGATAAAAAGAAAATAGCCCGAGTCCTGGAATTAATCCTTGAAGCAATCTCAAACGCTGGCGGTAAAGATGTTGAAATCTCATTAACAGAGGACGATTCAAACTGTTTAATAAAAATAGTTGATAAAAACCAAAAGATTACCCTTGAGGAGGCAACTTATATATTTGACAAATATAAACAAGCCCTGTTTCAAAAATTACCAAAATATAACGACCTCGGGCTTACAATAAGCAGAATAATAGTTGAAGCACATGGTGGAAAAATCTGGGCTGAACCAATTGAGGAATCAGGCACTGCGTTTTTCATCCATCTCCCAAAAACTTAA